In Phlebotomus papatasi isolate M1 chromosome 1, Ppap_2.1, whole genome shotgun sequence, the following proteins share a genomic window:
- the LOC129798125 gene encoding uncharacterized protein LOC129798125 yields the protein MVRHREHQENVRLVRLVKANPCLYDFGMSEYSDREHIEKVWKKIAEEMGDNPQNIRDKWRNLRTVFLRKLKAEQNGQKLKCRYYLMDEMKFIMPFVKMTVPYQLTAKNALEEEENTSTKNTDEDEDSPGGGGKRRILRGRRVKPDPVEEQRDCEEYEVVLDDSFTQATSAGDTEKKRLIRSLIQEIDTDNETYSINYGEVKTQKRKYSASETDNPRKMFLLSLLPEMEQMTDKQMSGFRRKVLALLDDILYGDE from the exons ATGGTTCGGCACAGGGAACACCAGGAGAATGTGCGCCTAGTGAGATTGGTGAAGGCAAATCCCTGCCTATATGACTTTGGGATGTCAGAATACTCAGACCGAGAGCATATTGAGAAGGTCTGGAAGAAAATTGCTGAAGAAATGGGCGACAATC CTCAAAATATTCGGGACAAGTGGCGGAATCTGCGGACAGTATTCCTGCGAAAGCTGAAAGCAGAACAGAATGGGCAGAAGCTGAAATGCAGATACTATCTCATGGATGAGATGAAGTTCATCATGCCGTTCGTCAAGATGACAGTCCCGTACCAGCTTACGGCGAAAAATGCCCTGGAGGAGGAGGAGAACACATCGACGAAGAATACAGATGAAGATGAGGATTCACCTGGTGGTGGCGGGAAGCGTAGGATTCTGCGTGGGAGGCGCGTGAAGCCAGATCCGGTGGAAGAACAGCGAGATTGTGAGGAGTATGAAGTTGTGCTGGATGATTCCTTCACCCAGGCCACTTCAGCGGGAGACACGGAGAAGAAACGCCTGATCCGGAGTCTCATTCAGGAGATAGATACAGACAATGAGACCTATTCCATCAACTACGGCGAAGTGAAGACCCAAAAGAGGAAATACTCAGCATCTGAGACGGACAATCCCCGGAAGATGTTTCTCCTGAGCCTTCTGCCCGAGATGGAACAGATGACGGACAAACAAATGAGTGGATTCAGACGCAAAGTTCTCGCCCTCCTAGATGACATTCTCTACGGAGATGAGTAG
- the LOC129798127 gene encoding actin-related protein 2/3 complex subunit 4, with the protein MAATLKPYLTAVRHTLTAAMCLSNFSSQVVERHNKPEVEVKSSKELLLTPVVISRNEKERVLIETSVNSVRISIAVKQADEIEKILCHKFTRFMMMRAENFIILRRKPIDGYDISFLITNFHTEQMYKHKLVDFVIHFMEEIDKEISEMKLAVNARARICSEEFLKRF; encoded by the exons ATGGCTGCCACACTGAAGCCCTATTTGACTGCCG TTCGTCACACTTTAACTGCGGCTATGTGCCTGTCCAATTTCTCCTCGCAAGTCGTGGAGAGGCACAATAAACCCGAAGTCGAGGTGAAGAGCAGCAAAGAACTGCTCCTGACACCCGTTGTCATCTCCCGGAATGAGAAGGAACGTGTTCTGATTGAGACCAGTGTCAATTCCGTTCGGATTAGCATTGCCGTGAAGCAGGCAGATGAAATTGAGAAGATTCTCTGCCACAAATTCACGCGTTTCATGATGATGCGAGCGGAGAATTTTATCATACTCCGCCGGAAACCCATCGATGGCTACGATATCAGCTTTCTGATAACAAATTTCCACACTGAGCAAATGTATAAGCACAAACTCGTAGACTTTGTCATTCACTTCATGGAGGAAATCGACAAGGAAATCAGCGAAATGAAGCTGGCCGTTAATGCTAGGGCTAGGATCTGCTCTGAGGAGTTCCTAAAGCGATTTTAA